The sequence ACTAtttggctctttacagaaaaagcttgCCAACCACTGGTATGTATTATGACATCATTAACAAACCTATCCATCACCAAAGATATAATAGATATCTCTCTTTGTAGCAATCACATATACCAAGGATACACAAAGTACATTTCATTAGAACAACATCTTATTTCTAtgagaatttaagaaaatattctgtcTTCAGATTCAAGATTTGTATCTCAGATTTCCTTCCCAGGAATcaattcccattaaaaaaaaaatagacacacattCAAAAAGTGtccttttattatttctagtaaCATATATTGTATAAATACTCTATTCTTACATGACCTTTTACAAAAGCGATATAACTTAAAAGTTTTATCATtagaaagaaatgtataaaaataaatatgttattatAGGCATTTATTACAAACTAGAGTCCTTCTTAGAAGGAACACACAAACCAATACTTATAAAGTACATAGAATTTATAGTAAGATATTTTACTATATACATATGGAAAAAGTCATTCTCTTTAATAGTAGAAGAGCTGAACAGACATTCACCAGGATATGACTGTTGGACCAGCTGCTGGGGATGGACCTGCTACCCCTCAGTAGCCTCCCCACTGCGAGACAAGTGACTTCAATGTCCCCAAACACTGGGGACCCTGTTGTACACACCCCATTCTTGTTCTGGCATTACATCCTTTTTGTGTGATCTTACTGACTTCAGATGCaaactgctttgttttgttttcacatccACATTCCTTAAGCAGGCTTAcatcaggaggaaagaaaggtaGGAGGGGCCCAGATCATCCGGCCTCCCCTAGCTTTTAACAGCATCTGATacatcactgcttttttttttttttttccccttgtagaCTGAAATGCCGATTTTACAAATACATAGAATTGTTTCTTCATCAAAATGAGCTCACAAATAAAGACACAATAATGAcacaagaaaggaaggatggagtcAGGTGAGTCATTTCTCATGCTGGACAATCTTGGATTCTTAGCTCTCAATAGAAGCGATGGCATGAACATTCTCTGAAACCACAGCAGCCATGAACAGAGCTGGTTAAAGATCCTATGCAGACTCCTTTCTCACTCCAGCCTTAGTGAAGTAAAGGAAGCCCTATCTTAAGCCCAAAACCTCATCTTCCTCCTGCTTTTCATGTCCCAACCTCCATGATACAAAGCACTTCATCGGTACCAGGAAACAAGGATTACCTTATTTCTTAGTTACTTTGACaattgtttctatttctgtaaaaacttGTCACAGACGtaacagaagaaataataatgCCCTGGGGctttatcatgctctatcattgGTCAGATACGAATAATCCTCAGGAACTACCCTATCAAATTTGTAACTGGCAGGAAATTCTGATGACCTAACTTCTTTTCTACCTACCTCTACCTCGCAACTCATCGCCACACCTCGCTGATCACTGGCAAGGTGCCCTGGATTCCTCCAGCCTTCTTGATTTCAGTGCATCAGCCCTTCCccactgccctctgccctcaACACAGCCCCTGCTTAACTGCACTCTGCCATCGTGCAGAAATCTATGTAATGTTTAGGTTTCTTTAGAGGATCGCAGCTCTCATGCGCCAACACCCCCCCATCATGGGACAGACACTGCAAGGTTCTCTTTTTGTAACCCTTCCCGCAAGTCTTGGAACATGGCGACCAGTCCCCCAGCTGCCAATGTGGGCATGGCAGGTCCGCGCAAGGTCTGGTGCTGGCTGGCTTCACTTCCTTGGCACACTCGGAAGCAGGCTGCCCATTGATGTCTCGGCACTCCACCAGCCTTCTCTGCACACCTAGTCCGCATGTCTTGGAACACTCGCCCCACTCTTCAATGACCCACTCTGAGAAAGTAGGGATGGCATTGAAagattccttcttcttcttcacaaAATAAGTGTACTTAATTTTTGGTCGAAGGGCATTGCCCACCGTCAGGACTTGGATGGTTAAGGGCTCCTTGAGGGGGCTAAAGCTTCGAATTCTTTCCAGCGCTGCGGAGGAACCGCTGTATCTCAAGACACTACCTTTGTATGTGATGTCTTGCTCTAAAGTGGACAAAGTGAAGTCGCCATTCAGGATGTATGTGCCATCGGCAGCTTTGATGGCAAGGAAGCTTCCATTATTTCTGGAACCCCTCTGATTTCGCTGTTTCACTTCAATGTTGGTGGCTCCGGTTGGAATTGTGACGATATCATGATAGCCAGGTCTGTAGGTGAGAAACACAGATAAAAAATCTCTCATTTGCAGCCTAATTACATTGCTTAGCTCAAAAACTAGgtaatttttaagaatgtaatTTTTGCTAGAGCTTTAAAAAGTTACATTCAAATGACAGGACTTTTGGGAGGATGGTGTCTTAACACTTACTTTGCACTCGTAACTGATCCTGATATCTTCTTGCATGTAGATCCATTTCCTCCACAAATGCCACATTTATCGAACTTCTTTTTGGAATCTATGATGCGATCACAACCAGCCTTTACACACTGTCCTTGCACGCAGACAGAGGTGGAATCTGGGCTACAAGGAGTACCATCTACCACCTGAAAGAGGAAGAGCATGTACCTGGGGTCACACATTAACAAGAGCAGGAAAACTCTGAAATTAACATTATACTCCATCCTTAACATTAAATCTCTGCTTTCCTgaccatcaaaattaaaacagtcCTCAACGCATGTCACACACTacccttctctttgcttttttcccacagacatctggaaaaaaaaaaggttaatttttttggattatttatttactatCCTATCTCACTTTTAGCTAAAGTCACTGAAAGCAGAGCTTGTTGTCAACCTGTTTACTGCTATATCCTCAGTGTCCAGAATAACATCGGGCAGCAGTAGGTGCTGCTTGTATACGATCATTTGTATGTCGAATCTACAACCGGGGATGTTTTCATAGCCTACAGTGAAAATGACACAGGATAATCTCAACCAGAGTCAATTCTAGTTCTACCTCGGAGCCAGATTTATCCTCTCAGCAAAACAATGCTTCTACTCATTCCATACATGTCGGCAGACACAAGAGTTCAATGCTCAGACGTTCAAAAGGTCCATTTGCACGTGCTACTGCTAGCCACCCAGTAACAAGAACTTTGGATTGTacctaaattattttccaaaaccaCTGGATGGGTGCCATGTTAATACATAATTTATCCAACCATGCATAAAGGGCTTTTCTTCATAGGTAAAAGTAATACGTCATTGCAAGAATCCTAAGTGCTAGATTCAAGCTTCATTCATAACCTAAAAGAGCACTAAACTCAAAGTGGGCAGTTGCTAAAGTTTTGAGAGGCAAAGCAAGTCTTAACTTAAAATTGAACACATTAAATAAAAGAACGTACAAGAGGGGGTGAATGAAAAGAGCATGAACCTGGTGTCACACATTAACAAGAGCAAGAGAAGATGCTAGGGTAACTCTGAAATTAACCAAGCCAAGGCCTTGGTTCTTAGGCGAAAAGTCACTACCTTGGGCTGCAGAACGAAGAAGTAGCCAATGCCTTTGGCCTGACAGATGAGCTTGCACCTGTCCTTGGGTGAGACTCCAGCGTACTTGGGTGTCCACTCCACAGGTGGCCCACTGCCAAAGGAAGCTTTGGAGAATTCATTGTGTGCCTCACACTGTTCCTCTCTAAAGGTTTTTCCTGGAAGGAGAAGGAGATCATGACAGTGTGAGTTTCCAGTCTTCAGCGGTGCCCGTTTCACAGCACATCCCCTCCGCCCTCTCTCTACTCACCATTATTTTCCGGACAGTCCTCGATGTTGCAGGACCTGTAGCGCACGCGCTTGCCCTCGCAGTACTTCCCTCCGTTCTTGGGGACTGGGTTGTCACACTCCCTCATGGTGTACTGAACTCCTCCACCACACGTTCTGGAACAATCTCCCCAGGGACCCCACGGCCCCCAGCTTCCATGAACAGGAGTCTAAATGAAGACACAGTTGCATCAGAGTTAGAATCCTCATCAAAGACCttttaaagggagttccccttgcggctaaGTGGTtaatcaacccaactagtatccatgagaaagtggattcgatccctggcctcactcagtgggttaaggatctggcattgccatgagctgtggggaacgttgagacacagctcagattctgcgttgctgtggctgtggcacagcccagcagctacagctctgattcgacccctagcctgggaacttccaaatgccatgggtggggcccgaaaaagacaaaaaaagagagaccttTTAAGGGATAAGAGACAGTCAGGGGACGAAGAATCAATGATAACAATACTTCATCCTATATCCCTGGCAGGACACAGGTCCAGGTGCTAAATCTAAATCGTTATCAAATGTCTTAGCACCACTTGGTCTCTATCAATTCAGACTTTGGAAGGAGTGTGACTTGTGGTGAAAAACTCACATCAAAATGCTTCTTGTCGGTCTTGTTCACGCACTTGCCGTTGACACACCATTTCCCTTCTCCACAGCTGGTGCCGTCAGCCCAGGGGAAGTGTTTGGTTTGGCACACCAGCAATCCACCTGAGGTGCCCGTGCACCAGAGGGTCGTGCAAGTGCTGGCTGGGTCAGGGCAGTGTTTGGACTCCTCCCCAAACGTAAACTGGCACTGCCGGTTGGCATCATACAAGGTCCCGGGGAGGTCAGAGGGGAGCTGTATGGGGCTCTGGGGCTTGTCCATCAAGCATTCTCCTGCAAAGAAAAATGCCAACGAATATtaataaatagtaaattaaaGCATGCAGGAGGAAGACCTGGCTTCAGAAAATACTTCTCCTGAGAGATATGCAGCAAATCAATTTGAAAGCTGTAGAGTTTGGGAGGAACATGCCAAAGAGATTTAAATGATTACTCAGATATTACCCTCAATGGGGTACTTCGGCACTAACAATGACAGGAAATTACTGTCCTGTTAAAGACTCAAGTGAATGTACTGGGAGTTACTTGGCCAGAAGCGCTATCTTTTGTTGGAAAGGAAGACCTAAAAATGGATGTTCTGGACAATGGAAATTTGGAAggagagacaataaaaagaacagaaaagaaagaggtggTTTCACTGGTAGCCTGCACGTGGATGGTTGGCTAACAGCTAGAAAGAGAATCTGGAGCCTCTTACCGTGACCGTTATCCAGAAATGAGGTAATCATGTAGGCGCTGCAGGGAGACCAGGGCTGGCTGCGGTCCAGATTGGAAAGCATTGACGCCATCATGTGGGAATCCCGGTTGACACCATTCAGGCTTGCACATTGCTTGGCATCATCATGAGGCATGTTAAACACATGGCCTAAGAAGAAATCCAAAACCCGCGTTAAAGTATAGGTCATCTGCAGCAATTGCTTTCTTCCCCAACAAAGACGCATTTGTCTTAAAGTGATATTTCTAGAGGAGAGAAATGTATCTTGGAGACAATCTATCTTAGAGACAATGTCTGCATTCCACAGAATGTGAATAAACTTGTGCATTGCCAAATATGTCCCTAGATCCTGCTATCTTATTTtgaatttctaataaaaatgaccaTGTTTAGaacagtgggaaaatattttctgcagtTTCTAGAGAGCTCTGGCAACTACAATAGCAATATAATGTGCAGACTCTCCCTCTGGGATCAATACAGAGTTTATCCGTTTGAATTCAGGAAGTGGATTTAACTCTTCGCTCTGAAACAGACTTACCTAATtcatgggctgtggtgaaggcagcTTGTAAGCCATCATCTTCTATAACAGAGCAGCTTCTACTGGGATCACACACAGTTCCAACATCCGCCATCCCAAGAGTATCACACGTCTGGGCCCCACACAGGTCCTAAGAGAAGCAAAGGTATGTGATTATTAGTAGGGACAGAGCATGAACCTTGGGGTCTGGCTTTTTGGCAGGATTTAGCTTCACCTGTGTTTTGGAGCATCTACATTCATTGCTGttgagggttctttttttttttttttttgtctttttgccttttctagggccgctccctctgcaaatggaggttcccaggctaggggtctaatcggagctgtagccaccggcctacaccagagccacagcaacggaggatcccagccgcgtctgcaacctacaccacaactcacggcaatgccagatccttaacccactgagcaaggccagggatcgaaccagcaaccgcatggttgctagtcggattcgttaaccactgtgccacgacgggaactcctgaggggtTCTTTTAAGAGTACTTTGTGTGACTTTAAGATTTTCCCTAATGCTATTCAAATAGGACTGTGAAAGGTGAGATTAAAATTACAGAAGAAATAAGGAAGATTAACCATGCTagccaatgaaaaaaaatgtaagggcAACATATGGGTAAAATGCCTTACATGCATTTGTCTGTTGCAAAACCGACTCCCAAGAGAGTCCTATCATAATGGACCATGTCTTCTTCTCACCTGTCTGGTAAAAAGAATTGCAGTGTCGTAGTGCTCTGCGTCCCGGTCACTGGGCGGGTTGTGCTGCTTTTGCCAGTTGCAGAAGTTCCGAAGCGTGAGGGCAGCGTTGGAGGTGATTTCTGGCCCCTTCTGTTCCTCGTAGATGACCAGGATCTTCACCACCACCAGGCTAACTGAATTCCGAATGCTGGGGTGTTTGTATAACCGGGCTGCCACCGAGAACAAGGTGAGAAGGTAATGCTTTAGACCACTGCCGTGGAACTCTGCCATGGACTGGTCGGCCACAAGCATGGTTTCCACATAGCGGGGGCTGGACACAAATCGCTTCTTTCTCAGGCTTCCAGTTCCTGTAAAGACACAAGAAAGATGGTTTGCTCAGGGGCAGTCTTGCCAGGAATAGTTACCTTTCCGGAGTATATAAGGAAAGCCTCCCTAGTCAAAGCAAATAATACCAAAATACATCCGGAGCaatgataacaaaaatatttgcatctcttttcacagaaaatgttatttttaaagttttctcttttactttaaataaacAGGCCATGTGCTCCTGAGGGGCtggatgtcttttttctttttctttttctttttttttttttttttttctgagcaggatttctttttgtccttcctGAAATCATAAAATCTGCAAAAAGCAGTGTGCCAGTGTGCACATCTTTCTCCTCAGCCGTAGTAAAATCTTGGAGCGAGGGGAGCAGGCAGAGCCCCTGAGTCACTCTTTCACAGGCCAGGACTCAAATCCTGAATGAGATCATCGGGCTCCACGTGgaaggcccagggcagggctggggcctctGCCAAGGGGCGGGGCCTAAAAGGAATCTCAGCCTGCACTATTTGGCTCTCTCATTCCAGGGGTCCCGGGGGTGCTCTGCTCTTGCCAAATCCAGGCACAAGGACCACCTACTCTGCCCAGCAGCCTACTgccccactccctctgccccagggGGAAATAAGCTCCAGCCTCGAACACGGGCCAGGgctgatgattaaaaaaaaagagccccgAGACTCCTGATGGAGCCCCAGCCCCTAGAGAAGTCCTAAACTGGGCTTTGACTATGTAACTGCTTCAAGGAGCAGATGTGCTGCGGGAAAACAGAATCCTACcaa is a genomic window of Sus scrofa isolate TJ Tabasco breed Duroc chromosome 13, Sscrofa11.1, whole genome shotgun sequence containing:
- the ADAMTS1 gene encoding A disintegrin and metalloproteinase with thrombospondin motifs 1 precursor (The RefSeq protein has 4 substitutions, 1 non-frameshifting indel compared to this genomic sequence) produces the protein MGNTARRSWGSQSAPTLLLLTAATTLLVLQGAHGRPVEEDEELVLPALERDLAHGTAHLLLDAFGSQLRLELQPDRGFLAPGFTLQTVGRRPGPNASHSDPAGDLAHCFYSGTVNRDPSSAAALSLCEGVRGAFYLQGEEYFIQPAPAAAAVGLAPAAAAGEEPLARPQFHLLRRRRRGGGGAKCGVLDDETQLAKDAGSEGEDAAAQWPPQNWEPQRAGQSTGTGSLRKKRFVSSPRYVETMLVADQSMAEFHGSGLKHYLLTLFSVAARLYKHPSIRDSVSLVVVKILVIYEEQKGPEITSNAALTLRNFCNWQKQHNPPSDRDAEHYDTAILFTRQDLCGAQTCDTLGMADVGTVCDPSRSCSVIEDDGLQAAFTTAHELGHVFNMPHDDAEQCASLNGVNRDSHMMASMLSNLDRSQPWSPCSAYMITSFLDNGHGECLMDKPQSPIQLPSDLPGTLYDANRQCQFTFGEESKHCPDPASTCTTLWCTGTSGGLLVCQTKHFPWADGTSCGEGKWCVNGKCVNKTDKKHFDTPVHGSWGPWGPWGDCSRTCGGGVQYTMRECDNPVPKNGGKYCEGKRVRYRSCNIEDCPENNGKTFREEQCEAHNEFSKASFGSGPPVEWTPKYAGVSPKDRCKLICQAKGIGYFFVLQPKVVDGTPCSPDSTSVCVQGQCVKAGCDRIIDSKKKFDKCGICGGNGSTCKKISGSVTSAKPGYHDIVTIPTGATNIEVKQRNQRGSRNNGSFLAIKAADGTYILNGDFTLSTLEQDITYKGSVLRYSGSSAALERIRSFSPLKEPLTIQVLTVGNALRPKIKYTYFVKKKKESFNAIPTFSEWVIEEWGECSKTCGLGVQRRLVECRDINGQPASECAKEVKPASTRPCADLPCPHWQLGDWSPCSKTCGKGYKKRTLQCLSHDGGVLAHESCDPLKKPKHYIDFCTMAECS